In Labilibaculum sp. DW002, one DNA window encodes the following:
- a CDS encoding lamin tail domain-containing protein: MKKTLCVKLFLMVFLLNSSWLYAEDVWRDNFAEETGKGYWGGGSDMAGIIDWTLSTENCSLTDESDYIKVISTSGGRLEAKDCDGEAIWKTFSIDISTFTDVEISLYVAETGSSTNANKYIKCFYKLDGGDEVPFETNPENIGNWGNTTVSQGELNGSNLQVLVKMNNPNAGDAVYIKDVLISGKPIIPESDKLTQILASQSPIEKINIETTINEPSVAVPFFRFKIEETAEVTDDLPTKISNMAFYNSNPENGMNWNNNIGGIHLFSEENEIVPNIVQHDADSIWMEFLEGQINIPNATSREFELRVYLDTTNPIVDGKNFELYIKESALGFKTFDSGSGFSSQSNKLSSEIHLIDVSASRICFTNLQDTIIRNHQFSISLKAVDNFDNLDVDAEEEVSLSLKNGSGVLESKNEINQLFVKGEICFDSLQYSEVETINLSAKGNVLGEWISNNIVVKNTRQTYVAVDSSYANNRDFSSLRVEQEDALEVYRFTIIDSGQDSLSTILKNIRLIGSDKNQVNWEKSIEKFIIKRDNEVLDGVLDVDDSELTIQFSESEIGREVASELTAAYSILCYLKKGKTIDGEIFQMAIDSLHTQWEVSDKGSGLLPIFESNLLGPEFTLNVEPENMNFTDVPKFINFQEQFELGIELIDRFGNVDSDFDSEIRLSLATGNGEFLSENFNAIKKEVKYVWSDLVYSMAEIFTIQVECDYFPTILSDNISAVDRTSMISSADAIESLELNPLAIDQQNAIAIFSFQIADLGSHDQLSTSLSNLKFYNSYPENYFNWKKHIAGAVLKSSGELIATTNDIEEDYIRFSSSQGVVEVGNGLSKNLTLEIFFRKGNLSDLATLQVEIPSEDHEWKTLENSSALSSEMPKLSSSVYQIQVQASKYAFLAAPFAIVGSQDKFSLRIGACDTHGNIDVDAQEDVNLILDNEIGELLLSEEVKGLENGIAVFDSIQYTGNDNFQIIIDANLVSDTAKIFLGEDELKISDDFETGNLNLWQNTDAWKASSYQAINGDYSLKHNLSSEIGSSHISIPLTDLKPNSGVIQWSFIIRNGDWDPSAGNQFVFHLLMDNSDPEKLTEKYSVGVNLQGSKDLLSFWNANKDEDLKLLFESDLNWNENESIAIQVNYFPEGRWELAYNRLGELDNWLRAGQFYSEVNDTSADWFSGLDFSFESSSRAGYLWFDDLKIKAINTAPFLKFHHLIGQDSIKLIYSEDLDFESLVNKENFIVKRNEQSLSSFDVNKGDANNELILKFEEALLTGEYSFEILNICDLKGAVRDKETFHLNYFAPAKEYDIVINEIMADENPSVGLPEYEYLELYNTTEYPISVEDWKLKVGSKTVILGKDSIPAFEYLLLCSTTAAEQFSEYGNVLGVTSFPGLTNSGTSIEIQSAEEVLIDRVVYSDSWYQDEFKSDGGWSLERIDPLNTCSRNGNWAASESGDCGTPGAENSIYKNNPDNIAPKISEFSILSRLDVLLSLSEYVDTLILKNTDNYTFANNSVSSIELLTSDQLKINFSNPFEDGVNQNLSISGLKDECDNALDTILNFTWHEVHPNDIVINEIMADENPSVGLPEFEYIELYNNTSHSVSIRNWTLKINGKHLHIDAVTVEADSYLILCSNSAVDLFKNYGNVSGLTGFSGLTNSEGTITIESSENVMLDHIQYFSAWHQTVEKENGGWSLERIDPNNTAWQQNNWSSSMDESGGTPGKLNSIDSVNIDLDPPLVLTCNLRYEDCLELVFSEPMDEQSMHDLANFELSDNTSIDKIEQQDSNPLEYHLFCSETLSVNQQYELIISEKVKDLGGNSLEITQYAFWVADEIAEGDVIINEVLFNPYPNGSDYVEIVNVSDKIIDLKDVKLGTRDENYQLMDTLPFSMEYLHPKEYFLITDDTLNVSKNYFTTNSNVFCQAKSLPSFNDEKGRVVLSSKEVIIDDFEYNEEMHFALLASLNGVALERVDPFVETNKESNWQSAAQNIGFGSPGMQNSVFQEAALQTTEVSLSSEVFSPDNDGINDRLMINFKLKEDGYLASIRIYNSLGVEVRKLATNVNLANEDTLFWDGLSSNKMRTPIGVYLVYIELFNLEGDVSSFKLPCVLGGKFK, translated from the coding sequence ATGAAAAAAACTCTTTGCGTTAAATTGTTTTTAATGGTTTTCCTGTTGAACAGTAGTTGGTTGTATGCGGAAGATGTTTGGAGGGATAATTTTGCTGAAGAAACAGGGAAAGGTTATTGGGGCGGTGGTTCCGATATGGCAGGAATTATTGACTGGACTTTAAGTACAGAGAATTGTTCTTTGACTGATGAGAGCGATTACATAAAAGTGATTTCAACAAGCGGAGGACGCTTAGAAGCAAAGGATTGTGATGGTGAAGCCATTTGGAAAACCTTTTCTATTGATATTTCGACTTTTACTGATGTTGAGATTTCATTATATGTGGCAGAAACGGGTAGTTCTACCAATGCTAATAAATATATCAAGTGTTTTTACAAATTGGATGGAGGTGATGAAGTACCTTTTGAAACAAATCCTGAAAATATTGGTAATTGGGGCAATACTACTGTTTCTCAAGGAGAACTAAACGGTAGCAATTTGCAAGTGTTAGTGAAGATGAATAACCCTAATGCTGGAGATGCAGTTTATATAAAAGATGTGTTGATTAGCGGAAAACCTATAATTCCAGAAAGCGATAAGCTTACACAGATTTTAGCATCGCAAAGTCCGATTGAGAAAATTAATATTGAAACTACTATAAATGAACCAAGCGTTGCAGTTCCATTTTTTCGATTTAAAATTGAAGAAACTGCTGAAGTAACAGATGATTTACCAACTAAAATTTCTAATATGGCTTTTTACAATTCAAATCCAGAGAATGGAATGAATTGGAATAATAATATTGGTGGTATTCATTTATTTTCTGAGGAGAACGAGATTGTACCAAATATCGTACAACATGATGCCGATTCTATTTGGATGGAATTTTTGGAAGGGCAAATTAACATTCCTAATGCTACAAGTCGGGAGTTTGAGTTAAGAGTTTATTTAGATACCACTAATCCTATTGTTGATGGTAAAAATTTTGAGTTGTATATCAAAGAAAGCGCACTTGGCTTTAAGACATTTGATTCTGGTTCCGGCTTTTCTTCGCAGAGCAATAAGCTAAGTTCAGAGATTCATCTTATTGATGTGAGTGCATCACGAATATGCTTTACGAACCTACAAGACACTATTATTCGCAATCATCAGTTTTCAATCTCTTTAAAGGCTGTAGACAATTTTGATAATTTAGATGTTGATGCTGAAGAGGAGGTTAGTTTATCTCTGAAAAATGGTTCAGGAGTGTTAGAATCTAAAAATGAAATAAATCAATTATTTGTTAAAGGCGAGATTTGTTTTGATTCGCTTCAATATTCAGAAGTTGAAACGATTAATTTATCTGCTAAAGGAAATGTTTTAGGAGAGTGGATTTCTAATAATATAGTGGTTAAGAATACGAGGCAAACATATGTTGCAGTAGATTCTTCGTATGCCAATAACAGGGATTTTTCATCTTTAAGGGTAGAACAAGAGGATGCACTTGAAGTATATCGTTTTACAATTATTGATTCAGGACAAGATAGTTTGTCGACAATATTGAAAAATATTCGATTGATCGGATCAGATAAAAATCAAGTTAATTGGGAAAAATCAATTGAAAAATTTATCATCAAAAGAGATAATGAAGTTTTAGATGGCGTTTTAGATGTTGATGATTCTGAGTTGACGATTCAATTTTCAGAATCGGAAATAGGTCGGGAAGTTGCTAGTGAATTAACTGCAGCGTATTCTATTTTATGCTATCTGAAAAAAGGCAAAACCATAGATGGGGAAATCTTTCAAATGGCAATTGATTCTTTGCATACCCAATGGGAAGTTTCTGATAAAGGGAGTGGTTTGCTGCCCATTTTCGAAAGTAACTTGCTCGGACCTGAGTTCACATTAAATGTAGAACCTGAAAATATGAACTTTACTGATGTTCCTAAATTCATAAATTTTCAGGAGCAGTTTGAGCTTGGTATTGAACTAATAGATCGATTTGGAAATGTTGATAGTGACTTCGATTCTGAGATTCGTCTTTCTCTTGCCACAGGAAATGGTGAATTCTTATCAGAAAATTTTAATGCGATTAAGAAAGAAGTAAAGTATGTTTGGAGTGATTTAGTTTATTCAATGGCTGAAATTTTTACAATACAGGTCGAATGTGACTACTTTCCAACCATTTTAAGCGATAATATATCAGCAGTAGATAGAACTTCAATGATTAGTTCTGCTGACGCAATAGAATCGCTTGAATTGAATCCATTAGCGATCGATCAGCAGAATGCAATAGCTATTTTCAGTTTTCAAATAGCTGATTTGGGAAGCCATGATCAGTTATCAACTTCATTGTCTAATCTGAAATTTTATAATAGTTATCCAGAAAATTATTTCAACTGGAAAAAACACATTGCAGGAGCTGTTCTGAAATCTTCAGGAGAGCTTATCGCGACAACAAATGATATTGAGGAAGATTACATTCGCTTTTCTTCTTCGCAGGGAGTTGTTGAAGTTGGCAATGGGCTTTCAAAGAACCTCACTTTAGAAATCTTTTTTAGAAAGGGTAATTTATCAGATTTGGCTACTTTACAAGTTGAAATTCCCTCAGAAGATCATGAATGGAAAACTTTAGAGAATAGTTCAGCACTAAGTAGTGAAATGCCAAAACTAAGCTCTAGCGTATATCAAATTCAAGTACAGGCAAGTAAATATGCTTTTTTAGCTGCACCTTTTGCAATAGTAGGTTCTCAGGATAAGTTCTCATTGAGAATAGGAGCATGCGATACCCATGGAAATATAGATGTTGATGCACAAGAAGATGTTAATTTAATTCTAGATAATGAAATAGGAGAGCTTTTACTATCAGAAGAAGTTAAGGGTCTGGAAAATGGGATTGCTGTATTTGATTCGATTCAATACACAGGTAATGATAATTTTCAAATAATTATTGATGCTAACCTTGTAAGTGACACTGCTAAGATATTTTTGGGTGAAGATGAGCTTAAGATCAGTGATGATTTTGAAACTGGCAATCTTAATCTGTGGCAGAATACTGATGCATGGAAGGCTTCTTCTTACCAAGCTATAAATGGAGATTATTCCTTAAAACACAATTTATCTTCCGAAATTGGTTCTAGTCATATTTCAATTCCTTTAACAGATTTAAAACCAAATTCTGGCGTAATACAATGGTCGTTTATTATTCGAAATGGCGACTGGGATCCTTCTGCAGGAAATCAATTCGTATTTCATTTGTTAATGGATAATTCTGATCCCGAAAAATTAACAGAGAAATATTCAGTTGGTGTAAATTTACAAGGTTCAAAAGATTTATTGAGTTTTTGGAATGCAAACAAGGATGAAGATCTAAAATTATTGTTTGAATCAGATTTGAATTGGAACGAAAACGAGTCAATTGCAATTCAGGTTAATTATTTTCCTGAAGGAAGGTGGGAGTTGGCTTACAATCGGTTAGGAGAGCTAGATAACTGGCTAAGAGCTGGGCAGTTTTATTCAGAAGTGAATGATACTTCAGCTGATTGGTTTTCAGGTTTAGATTTTTCTTTTGAATCCTCTTCCAGAGCAGGATATTTATGGTTTGATGATCTTAAAATTAAAGCCATTAATACTGCTCCATTCCTCAAGTTTCATCATCTTATTGGACAAGATTCCATAAAATTGATCTATTCAGAAGATCTTGATTTTGAGAGTTTAGTAAACAAAGAGAATTTCATTGTGAAAAGGAATGAACAATCTCTTTCGTCTTTCGATGTGAATAAGGGAGATGCAAATAATGAGCTTATACTGAAATTTGAAGAAGCCTTATTAACTGGAGAGTATTCATTCGAAATCTTGAACATCTGTGATTTAAAAGGAGCAGTTCGAGATAAAGAAACTTTTCACCTAAACTATTTTGCTCCTGCCAAGGAATACGATATTGTTATTAATGAAATAATGGCGGACGAGAATCCGTCTGTTGGTCTTCCAGAATATGAATATCTCGAATTGTATAATACCACTGAATATCCAATTTCTGTGGAAGATTGGAAATTGAAAGTTGGATCAAAAACAGTAATTCTAGGAAAAGATTCAATTCCAGCTTTTGAATACCTACTTCTTTGTTCTACAACAGCAGCAGAGCAGTTTTCGGAATATGGTAATGTACTTGGTGTGACAAGTTTCCCAGGATTGACAAATTCTGGCACTAGCATAGAAATTCAATCGGCTGAAGAAGTATTAATCGATCGGGTAGTATATTCCGATTCATGGTATCAAGATGAATTCAAATCTGATGGAGGTTGGTCTTTAGAAAGAATTGATCCATTAAATACTTGCAGTCGTAATGGGAATTGGGCGGCATCAGAAAGTGGTGATTGCGGAACTCCTGGAGCGGAAAATTCTATTTACAAAAACAACCCTGATAATATTGCACCCAAAATTTCTGAGTTTAGCATTTTATCTAGACTTGATGTCTTACTTTCGCTTAGTGAATATGTGGATACATTAATTCTGAAAAATACGGATAATTATACGTTTGCCAATAATTCAGTTTCATCAATTGAATTGCTAACATCAGATCAGCTGAAAATTAATTTTTCCAATCCCTTTGAGGACGGAGTGAATCAAAACCTAAGCATTTCAGGATTAAAAGATGAATGTGATAATGCTTTGGATACCATTTTGAATTTTACTTGGCATGAGGTTCATCCCAATGATATTGTTATTAATGAGATTATGGCAGATGAGAACCCGTCTGTTGGTCTTCCTGAGTTCGAATACATCGAATTGTATAATAATACGAGTCATTCAGTTTCTATAAGAAATTGGACTTTGAAAATTAATGGAAAACATCTGCACATAGATGCAGTTACCGTTGAGGCCGATTCTTATCTAATTTTGTGCAGTAATTCAGCTGTTGATCTGTTTAAAAATTATGGAAATGTTAGTGGACTCACTGGTTTCTCTGGATTGACAAACTCGGAAGGTACCATAACAATTGAGTCTAGTGAAAATGTAATGTTAGATCATATACAATACTTTAGTGCGTGGCATCAAACTGTAGAGAAGGAAAATGGAGGATGGTCATTAGAACGCATAGATCCTAACAATACAGCTTGGCAACAAAACAATTGGAGTAGTTCAATGGATGAGAGTGGAGGAACTCCTGGAAAGTTGAATTCCATAGATTCGGTAAATATTGACCTTGATCCTCCCTTGGTTTTAACCTGCAATTTGCGTTATGAGGATTGCCTTGAGCTTGTTTTCAGTGAACCAATGGATGAGCAATCCATGCATGACTTAGCCAATTTTGAGTTATCTGATAACACTTCAATTGATAAAATTGAGCAACAAGATTCCAATCCACTTGAATATCATTTGTTTTGTTCCGAGACATTGTCCGTAAATCAGCAATATGAATTAATAATATCTGAGAAGGTAAAAGATTTAGGAGGTAATTCTCTTGAAATTACGCAATATGCATTTTGGGTTGCTGATGAAATAGCTGAGGGAGATGTGATAATAAATGAAGTGCTTTTTAATCCCTATCCTAACGGATCTGATTACGTTGAAATAGTGAATGTATCTGATAAAATAATTGACTTAAAGGATGTAAAACTTGGTACAAGAGATGAAAACTATCAATTGATGGATACTCTGCCGTTTTCAATGGAATATTTACATCCGAAGGAATATTTTCTCATTACAGATGATACTTTGAATGTCAGCAAAAATTATTTTACCACTAATTCGAATGTATTTTGTCAGGCAAAATCTTTACCGTCTTT
- a CDS encoding aspartate-semialdehyde dehydrogenase translates to MKIAVVGATGLVGQKILDVLTERNFPIDELYPVASERSVGKEIVFNGKKYKVISMMDAINLKPQIAIFSAGGDTSSKWAPEFEKAGTFVVDNSSAWRMHPEKKLIVPEINASELSVDDKIIANPNCSTIQMVVALAPLHKKYKIKRLIISTYQSISGTGVKAVEQLDNERAGIDGEMAYPYPIDKNCLPHCDVFEDNAYTKEEMKLINETRKILCDDSIRITATAVRVPVVGGHSESVNIEFEKDFDLDELKNLLSESEGVILQDEPEKNIYPMPKFAHEQDEVFVGRIRRDFSNPNSLNMWIVADNLRKGAATNAIQIAEYLSKNQLV, encoded by the coding sequence ATGAAGATTGCTGTAGTAGGCGCCACAGGTTTAGTGGGACAAAAAATTCTTGATGTACTGACAGAAAGAAATTTCCCTATTGATGAATTGTACCCCGTTGCAAGTGAAAGATCTGTAGGTAAGGAGATTGTATTTAATGGAAAAAAATACAAAGTTATCAGTATGATGGACGCAATTAATTTAAAACCACAAATTGCAATCTTCTCAGCTGGTGGAGACACCTCTTCAAAATGGGCTCCTGAATTCGAAAAAGCAGGGACTTTCGTTGTTGATAATTCATCAGCTTGGCGAATGCATCCTGAAAAAAAATTAATCGTTCCGGAAATTAATGCTTCAGAACTTAGTGTTGATGATAAAATTATTGCCAACCCTAACTGTTCAACTATACAAATGGTTGTAGCTTTAGCTCCTTTACACAAAAAGTACAAAATTAAACGTTTGATTATTTCAACTTATCAATCGATTAGTGGTACAGGTGTTAAGGCTGTTGAACAACTTGATAATGAAAGAGCAGGTATTGACGGAGAAATGGCTTACCCATATCCTATAGATAAAAACTGCTTACCTCATTGTGATGTATTTGAAGACAATGCTTACACAAAAGAGGAAATGAAATTGATTAATGAGACTAGAAAAATTCTTTGTGATGATTCTATTCGAATTACGGCAACAGCCGTTCGTGTTCCTGTTGTTGGTGGTCACTCTGAGTCTGTAAATATTGAGTTTGAAAAGGATTTTGATTTGGATGAACTAAAGAACCTTCTTTCAGAATCAGAAGGTGTTATTCTTCAGGATGAACCGGAAAAGAATATTTATCCAATGCCTAAATTTGCTCACGAACAAGATGAAGTCTTTGTTGGACGAATTCGTCGTGATTTCTCAAACCCAAACAGTTTAAACATGTGGATTGTTGCAGATAACCTGCGTAAAGGTGCTGCTACCAATGCGATTCAAATTGCTGAATACCTCAGCAAAAACCAATTAGTATAA
- the hflX gene encoding GTPase HflX, giving the protein MIYKGTLAFCFLQIDKMGDFLKNKIESEKAILIGIVDQSQGMTEVMVKEYLDELDFLALTAGAKTMKRFTQKLQRSNPKTFVGTGKLEEIAQYLNDNPEISLVIFDDELTPSQLRNIERELKRKILDRTNLILDIFASRAQTANAKTQVELAQYQYLLPRLTRLWTHLERQRGGIGMRGPGETQIETDRRIILDKISKLKEDLKKIDKQKTVQRKNRDKMVRVALVGYTNVGKSTLMNVLSKSDVFAENKLFATLDTTVRKVVIQNVPFLLADTVGFIRKLPHNLVESFKSTLDEVREADVILHVVDISHPNFEDHINVVNETMAEIDKKEKPTFLVFNKIDAFSYVKKDEDDLTPKLRENYSLDELKKMWVAKGDTPCLFISAKEKENVEEFKEKVYDMVKEIHSARFPYNDYLYQDYSNLMD; this is encoded by the coding sequence ATGATTTATAAAGGCACTTTAGCCTTTTGTTTTTTGCAAATTGATAAGATGGGAGATTTCCTTAAAAATAAAATAGAATCGGAAAAAGCAATTTTGATTGGTATTGTAGACCAATCTCAGGGCATGACCGAAGTTATGGTGAAAGAATATCTTGATGAATTAGATTTTCTTGCCTTAACTGCAGGAGCAAAAACGATGAAACGTTTTACTCAGAAATTACAACGATCGAATCCTAAAACTTTTGTTGGTACTGGTAAACTTGAAGAGATTGCACAATATCTTAATGATAATCCAGAAATTAGCTTGGTTATTTTTGATGATGAATTGACACCATCTCAACTGAGAAATATTGAGCGTGAACTGAAGCGTAAAATTCTTGATAGAACAAATTTGATTCTGGACATTTTTGCTAGTCGAGCTCAAACTGCAAATGCAAAAACTCAGGTTGAACTGGCACAATATCAGTATCTATTGCCTCGATTGACACGACTTTGGACTCACCTTGAGCGTCAGCGTGGTGGAATTGGAATGCGCGGACCTGGTGAAACCCAGATTGAAACTGACCGTCGTATTATTTTGGATAAGATTTCTAAACTTAAAGAAGATCTTAAGAAAATAGATAAGCAAAAGACTGTTCAGCGTAAGAACCGTGATAAAATGGTTCGTGTTGCCTTGGTGGGGTATACCAATGTTGGGAAATCAACATTGATGAATGTTTTGAGTAAATCGGATGTTTTTGCTGAGAATAAGCTTTTTGCAACATTAGATACTACGGTTAGAAAGGTTGTGATACAAAATGTCCCCTTCTTGCTTGCCGATACAGTTGGTTTTATTAGAAAACTACCTCACAATTTAGTTGAATCATTCAAGTCTACACTTGATGAGGTGCGTGAGGCTGATGTTATTCTTCATGTTGTTGATATTTCTCATCCTAATTTCGAAGATCACATTAATGTGGTGAACGAAACGATGGCAGAAATCGATAAAAAGGAAAAACCAACTTTCTTGGTTTTCAACAAAATTGATGCTTTTAGCTATGTGAAAAAGGATGAAGATGATTTAACCCCGAAGCTGAGAGAAAACTACAGTCTTGATGAGTTGAAGAAAATGTGGGTTGCTAAAGGTGATACGCCATGTCTATTTATCTCAGCTAAAGAAAAAGAAAATGTTGAGGAATTTAAAGAGAAAGTGTACGATATGGTTAAAGAAATTCATTCTGCACGTTTTCCTTATAACGATTATCTTTATCAGGATTATTCAAATCTGATGGACTAA
- a CDS encoding energy transducer TonB: MEVKKSQKADLENKRGLFLEIGLALTLAIVFLAFEWRVDTSEATVLETEQEIQAEEEIIPITRQEPVKPPPPPPPAPKVADVLNIVDNDEEIDDELEIEDSEADMDEDIEIQVVEETEEEDEQQVFVIVEDMPEFPGGDLELQKWIARSIKYPVIAQENGITGRVYVNFVVNKVGKVEQIRVVRGVDPSLDKEAVRVINKMPKWKPGKQRGKAVKVSYTVPINFQLQ, encoded by the coding sequence ATGGAAGTTAAGAAGTCACAAAAAGCAGATCTGGAGAATAAGAGAGGTCTTTTTCTAGAGATTGGTCTGGCTCTTACTCTTGCTATTGTATTTCTAGCCTTTGAGTGGCGAGTTGATACAAGTGAAGCCACTGTGTTGGAGACAGAGCAAGAAATCCAGGCTGAGGAGGAAATTATTCCTATTACTCGTCAAGAGCCTGTTAAGCCACCACCACCACCACCACCAGCTCCTAAGGTTGCTGACGTTTTGAACATTGTGGACAACGATGAAGAAATTGATGACGAACTTGAGATTGAAGATTCTGAAGCCGATATGGACGAAGATATTGAGATTCAAGTTGTGGAGGAAACAGAGGAAGAAGATGAGCAACAAGTCTTTGTAATTGTAGAGGATATGCCTGAGTTTCCAGGTGGAGACCTTGAGTTACAAAAATGGATTGCCAGATCGATTAAGTATCCTGTTATTGCACAAGAGAATGGTATTACCGGACGTGTATACGTAAATTTCGTAGTGAATAAAGTTGGTAAAGTTGAACAAATTCGCGTTGTACGTGGTGTCGATCCTTCATTGGATAAAGAAGCTGTTCGTGTAATCAACAAGATGCCTAAGTGGAAGCCAGGTAAGCAACGTGGTAAAGCTGTAAAAGTATCTTATACTGTACCGATCAATTTCCAGTTACAATAA
- a CDS encoding DUF3592 domain-containing protein translates to MEINEKQIMIVIVGLAITCFIFFGVKDLYQRSRLTKEGIYTIGTITKFVDDHHSAPTAHYEFKYKNVEYRGGVIVNHMQNTLISKRFFVIFLPDAPSKSKMLIGNPVPSVLKNAPPAGWLKLPD, encoded by the coding sequence ATGGAAATTAATGAAAAACAAATAATGATTGTAATAGTGGGATTGGCCATTACATGTTTCATCTTTTTTGGTGTAAAAGATTTATATCAAAGAAGTCGATTAACGAAAGAAGGTATATATACGATTGGGACAATTACAAAATTTGTTGATGATCATCATTCAGCTCCAACTGCGCATTATGAGTTTAAATATAAAAATGTTGAGTACAGAGGTGGAGTCATTGTAAATCATATGCAAAACACGTTAATTTCTAAAAGATTTTTTGTGATTTTTCTTCCAGACGCACCAAGTAAATCAAAAATGTTAATTGGCAATCCCGTACCATCTGTTCTAAAAAATGCACCTCCTGCTGGTTGGTTAAAGCTTCCTGATTAG
- a CDS encoding T9SS type A sorting domain-containing protein has product MINFPKLCFKILSILILIVNLHIVASAQSVQLKSTEEIISLNNLNQLGAYRATLGADIVHLSNMHGITYKLSFDPNVVYADSMRISANEKQLELNKDDYYEIQRIDSSFILYSLTLKGRDKSLKLDELPISIDFVIKPETYYKLISNNCKYEIEFKAESITAYDNNKSEIPLSPFVLPINIECEDHGEPNLLLAAPNPTKERCWIHIQPEKIETIEFMLLYDTKGSQYDSKPKLLGDQIELNLSHLKPGQYFFNIIYSNQQKDIVKIIKV; this is encoded by the coding sequence ATGATTAATTTTCCAAAGCTTTGCTTCAAAATCTTATCTATACTTATCTTAATAGTTAATCTTCACATTGTTGCAAGTGCTCAATCAGTACAATTAAAATCTACTGAGGAAATTATTAGTTTAAATAATCTTAATCAACTTGGAGCTTATAGAGCAACCCTTGGTGCCGATATTGTTCATCTTAGCAATATGCATGGAATCACGTATAAATTAAGTTTTGATCCAAACGTTGTATATGCTGATTCAATGCGCATATCCGCAAATGAGAAACAATTAGAATTAAATAAAGACGACTACTACGAAATACAACGAATAGACAGTTCATTTATCTTGTACTCTTTAACTCTAAAAGGAAGAGACAAAAGTCTTAAACTTGACGAACTTCCAATCTCAATAGATTTTGTGATCAAACCCGAAACATATTATAAACTTATTTCAAATAATTGCAAGTACGAAATAGAGTTTAAAGCAGAAAGCATTACTGCATATGACAACAATAAATCAGAAATACCTTTAAGTCCTTTTGTTTTACCAATAAACATTGAATGCGAAGATCACGGTGAACCTAATTTACTCCTAGCTGCTCCAAATCCAACAAAAGAAAGATGCTGGATCCATATTCAACCAGAAAAAATAGAAACAATTGAGTTTATGCTTTTATATGATACAAAAGGATCTCAATACGATTCTAAACCAAAATTATTGGGAGATCAAATTGAATTAAACCTTTCTCACTTAAAACCAGGTCAATATTTCTTTAATATTATTTACTCCAATCAGCAAAAAGATATTGTAAAAATTATTAAAGTTTAA